From one Lycium ferocissimum isolate CSIRO_LF1 chromosome 5, AGI_CSIRO_Lferr_CH_V1, whole genome shotgun sequence genomic stretch:
- the LOC132056911 gene encoding protein SCAR2-like isoform X1: MPLNRYQIRNEYSLADPELYKSADKDDPEALLEGVAMAGLVGVLRQLGDLAEFAAEIFHDLHEEVMATAARGHSLTVRVQQLEAEFPLIERAFLSQTNHSSFFYNTGTDWHPNLRIDQNMVTREDLPRFVMDSYEECRGPPRLFLLDKFDVAGAGACLKRYTDPSFFKVEPSFYAFSSSDVQREKKTRKTKKRGSRWRNGETPEVLPTSHAKLHQLFLEERIENGINVPAHRVKLKRKLNGFPFHSKTGKSYMHKFLESSSPEHKVVHEVGIDSSPLRLTSTDAYETLTDTEDIRPPSPDKEVMQRNKSASLSPSPPQSEERTALKPCVDEDLSHCRVRGISRRSHKSQSTDILPSTHSVVDEKEIAVDGESRTERGIGYESDDVASEIDNYVDALTTMESELETDSEQRAKRDLHFLNSKKQVLGLSSSSEKLQAQSSDSHSMENSTVSDDGNSYSKKEISSFSCSDSPSTSVESVLLESKISSKGAKISDTSCEQPSVNEAIQLPQPPEDGDYDNKCIMVAREPSGSCDSGEPTTTLNFTDSTHVPIHAYAGIFVEVAGMRAETNENFVAHGKSENPLTSIAEDAADLHVSPPHAPVILNAPEQNGDDSPSRASIEVKLTDDLVDGNCENVSCASNQSEIPWHASNNLPQSKSPVIQNESNLHNDMNLVNNLPFTSELLNVPSEDRCELLSSDYQQLPNLDGEDPSLRDDSTSLYNLSNCPSSKEADTSPSVLVVNHPNHLDGLDNENSNGSSDGSVQIPDILGASYKECGNHSWFTMSHDETAEDTCMQKPHSLSTTEIEAGDADEEHEEACGAFSDAVTSEPGDLCKNSGVDGLDVDALNPQISETANDIQPLESGKLDISCSSQENLVEVSSITKFEEKGSTAPSELLTAIGSTGSITSPHLESLTKEPRLSDETENKIDKSDVTDETASPLAALADKDDIDGLYSYLDHKISSEESVCLIGHSSQNELEIDLPDSHAESKFEMQIADIPDSNSFVFDASNSHHPESEALDTLCGSKLSYDAENTFDLNSALSQPQLKVCCLDTEEVSSQRRNVVNSTEDASSSQTVSLEEGKDEVEDNQLNEELLDKADLDQSPLLEQMQPSSHVDRASDASLLSLLASLPSQDVVPDVLANSSNQDPQPLLTDYCAEERAESAIHEHDKREVLDSGEAKSEPLPLLTQRQLVDSFDLEQSAEASSISSPTVSPSHPSLPELLSQSNQDSLSSLHKKDDEIACKEPEKERLIDEHATKEGLLPQVEEACLSNHADIVGAFNASSVPFVANVPSQPSVSNPLPLSNHNVNPFEHGNTIISTSPGFVLLPGEPQIDLPEMPPLPPLPPIQWRIGKLHSSPDLDEEPTQHHIGVNSSSMASSTDQNAQPVNLNMLSAEAIESTELIDMYSSDSVAQSGLTSPPTTLCGNSSVRFIHPADKHSTETHFPLPGQYHEVQPPSLHAIRGEAQPANYIPDVTSLDKPPIDALGSSEELFQPQNQVAPELLSEEQGSAHLEGNLPDSDGIKPKAAPTDASESLSHETSQSQHHPLHQLAPETCLNRSNLEETITSLERNVVAHGTVLPSYTGNAKPDHSIPTTEAEIIWPAVEEGNTNEIRAVKLQRPRTPLIDDLAAHDKSKLRKVTERVIPEIQKVDERDSFLQLRKVPERVRPEIQNVDERDSLLEQIRKKSFNLKPTVATRPSIQGPLTNLRVAAILEKAKTIRQAFAGSDEEDDEDSWSDS; the protein is encoded by the exons ATGCCTTTAAACAGGTATCAAATACGGAATGAGTACAGCTTGGCTGATCCAGAGCTGTACAAAAGTGCAGATAAAGATGATCCAGAAGCTCTACTTGAAGGCGTTGCTATGGCTGGCCTTGTCGGTGTTTTGCGCCAGCTTGGTGACCTCGCCGA GTTTGCTGCTGAGATATTCCATGACTTGCATGAAGAGGTGATGGCAACTGCTGCAAGGGGCCATAGTTTGACGGTCAGGGTCCAGCAGCTTGAAGCAGAATTTCCTTTGATTGAGAGGGCATTCCTCTCACAGACCAATCATTCTTCCTTCTTCTATAATACTG GTACTGATTGGCATCCTAATCTGCGAATCGACCAAAATATGGTAACAAGGGAAGATTTACCTCGATTTGTAATGGACTCATATGAAGAATGCAGAGGTCCACCTCGCCTATTCCTTCTAGACAA GTTCGATGTTGCTGGAGCTGGAGCATGTCTGAAACGTTATACTGACCCTTCATTCTTTAAGGTCGAGCCATCCTTTTATGCATTCTCATCTTCAGATGTTCAGAGGGAAAAGAAAACTCGCAAGAcaaag AAGAGAGGTTCACGCTGGAGAAATGGGGAGACACCTGAGGTGTTGCCTACATCGCATGCCAA ACTCCATCAGCTGTTCTTGGAGGAACGCATTGAAAACGGTATAAATGTTCCTGCACATCGCgtgaaattgaaaagaaagcTAAATGGATTTCCATTTCACTCGAAAACTGGAAAGAGCTATATGCACAAGTTCTTGGAATCTTCTTCACCAGAACATAAAGTAGTACATGAAGTCGGTATTGATTCATCACCTTTGAGATTGACATCGACTGATGCTTATGAAACTTTGACGGACACTGAAGATATTAGACCACCGAGTCCTGATAAGGAGGTGATGCAGAGAAACAAGAGTGCATCTTTATCTCCATCTCCACCACAAAGTGAAGAGCGCACTGCTCTGAAACCATGCGTAGATGAGGATCTCTCCCACTGTCGAGTTCGAGGAATTTCCAGACGAAGCCATAAATCACAATCAACAGATATCTTGCCTTCTACTCATAGCGTGGTTGATGAAAAGGAAATAGCAGTGGATGGAGAAAGCCGAACAGAAAGAGGTATTGGTTACGAGTCTGATGATGTTGCAAGTGAAATAGATAATTATGTCGATGCCCTAACTACAATGGAGTCAGAACTAGAAACAGACTCCGAGCAGAGAGCCAAAAGGGATTTGCACTTCTTGAACAGCAAAAAGCAAGTGTTAGGCCTGTCTTCTAGCAGTGAAAAGCTTCAAGCTCAATCTTCAGATTCTCATTCAATGGAGAACTCTACAGTATCTGATGATGGGAATAGTTATTCTAAGAAAGAAATATCTAGTTTTTCTTGTTCTGATTCCCCTAGCACTTCTGTTGAGAGTGTCCTTTTAGAGAGCAAAATTTCTAGTAAGGGAGCTAAGATCTCTGATACTTCATGTGAGCAGCCATCTGTTAATGAGGCGATTCAATTACCCCAGCCTCCAGAAGATGGTGATTATGATAACAAATGCATTATGGTAGCTAGGGAACCCAGTGGCAGTTGTGACTCTGGTGAGCCAACTACTACCCTAAATTTTACAGATTCAACTCATGTGCCAATACATGCTTATGCAGGAATATTTGTGGAAGTTGCAGGGATGAGAGctgaaacaaatgaaaattttgttgcCCATGGCAAGAGTGAAAATCCTTTAACTAGCATTGCAGAAGATGCAGCAGATTTGCATGTCAGTCCACCCCATGCTCCTGTTATCCTTAATGCTCCAGAACAGAATGGCGATGATTCACCATCTAGAGCATCCATTGAAGTCAAGCTAACAGATGATTTGGTTGATGGAAATTGTGAGAACGTGTCTTGTGCATCAAATCAGTCTGAAATTCCTTGGCACGCCAGCAATAACTTGCCACAATCAAAATCCCCTGTAATCCAGAATGAAAGCAATTTACACAATGATATGAATCTGGTTAATAATCTTCCCTTTACTTCTGAGCTCCTTAATGTTCCTTCTGAAGATAGGTGTGAGTTATTGTCTTCTGATTATCAGCAGTTGCCCAATTTGGATGGTGAGGATCCATCGCTACGTGATGATTCAACCTCCTTATATAATCTTTCTAATTGTCCTTCATCGAAAGAAGCTGATACCTCACCTTCGGTGTTGGTTGTAAACCATCCAAACCATCTGGATGGTCTAGACAATGAGAATTCTAATGGTAGTTCTGATGGTTCAGTTCAAATACCAGATATATTGGGTGCTTCGTACAAAGAATGTGGCAACCACTCATGGTTTACCATGTCTCATGATGAAACTGCAGAAGATACATGCATGCAAAAGCCACATAGCCTGAGTACCACAGAGATTGAAGCTGGTGATGCCGATGAAGAGCATGAAGAGGCGTGTGGGGCATTCAGTGATGCAGTTACGTCTGAGCCAGGAGACCTCTGTAAGAACAGTGGGGTAGATGGCCTTGATGTTGATGCCCTGAACCCTCAGATTTCAGAAACTGCAAACGATATTCAGCCACTTGAATCTGGAAAATTGGATATTTCATGTTCTAGTCAGGAAAATCTTGTCGAAGTTTCGAGTATAAcaaaatttgaggaaaagggTAGTACTGCCCCCAGTGAGCTTTTGACTGCTATCGGGTCCACTGGTTCGATTACCTCTCCACATCTCGAATCATTGACCAAGGAACCAAGACTTTCAGATGAGACAGAAAATAAGATCGATAAGTCTGATGTCACAGATGAGACTGCTTCTCCTCTTGCTGCCTTAGCTGATAAAGATGATATTGATGGTCTATACTCATATTTAGATCACAAAATTTCTTCAGAAGAATCTGTTTGCTTAATTGGACATTCCAGCCAGAATGAATTGGAAATTGATCTACCTGATAGCCATGCAGAATCAAAGTTTGAGATGCAGATAGCTGATATCCCGGATTCTAACTCCTTTGTGTTTGATGCATCCAACTCTCATCATCCCGAGTCAGAAGCTCTTGACACTCTCTGTGGAAGCAAACTTTCTTATGATGCTGAAAACACATTTGATTTGAACTCTGCTTTGAGTCAACCACAATTAAAAGTTTGTTGCTTGGATACTGAAGAGGTATCCTCCCAAAGGAGGAATGTTGTTAACTCCACTGAAGATGCTTCATCTTCGCAAACTGTTTCCCTTGAAGAAGGAAAGGATGAAGTAGAAGACAATCAACTCAATGAGGAATTGCTGGACAAAGCTGATTTGGATCAATCACCTCTCCTGGAACAAATGCAGCCTTCAAGTCATGTGGACCGAGCATCTGATGCTTCTTTACTATCATTGCTCGCAAGCCTTCCAAGTCAAGATGTAGTCCCAGACGTTTTAGCCAACAGCAGCAATCAAGATCCTCAACCTTTGCTAACTGATTACTGTGCAGAAGAGAGGGCTGAGTCAGCAATCCATGAGCATGATAAAAGGGAGGTGCTGGATAGTGGTGAGGCAAAGTCAGAGCCATTACCGCTGTTAACCCAGCGACAACTGGTGGATTCCTTTGACCTTGAGCAATCTGCTGAAGCTTCTTCAATATCTTCACCAACAGTTAGTCCCAGTCATCCTTCATTGCCTGAGCTTTTATCACAGAGCAACCAAGATAGTTTGTCATCTTTGCACAAAAAAGATGACGAAATAGCATGTAAAGAACCAGAAAAAGAGAGATTGATAGATGAACATGCAACTAAAGAGGGGCTGTTACCTCAGGTTGAAGAGGCATGCCTCTCCAATCATGCTGACATAGTAGGAGCCTTCAATGCTTCATCCGTACCTTTTGTAGCAAATGTTCCTAGTCAACCTTCGGTTTCAAATCCCTTACCTCTTAGCAACCATAATGTAAATCCTTTTGAACACGGGAATACGATAATTTCTACCTCTCCTGGCTTTGTCCTGCTTCCTGGTGAACCCCAGATCGATCTGCCAGAAATGCCCCCATTGCCTCCACTTCCTCCAATTCAATGGAGGATTGGAAAACTACATTCTTCCCCTGATTTGGATGAGGAGCCAACACAGCATCATATAGGTGTCAATTCATCAAGTATGGCATCTAGCACTGATCAGAATGCTCAACCTGTGAATCTAAACATGCTGTCAGCTGAAGCTATAGAGAGTACAGAACTTATTGATATGTATTCCTCTGATAGCGTGGCGCAATCAGGTTTGACTTCTCCACCCACAACTCTGTGTGGAAACAGTAGTGTTAGGTTTATTCATCCAGCTGATAAACACTCCACTGAGACCCACTTTCCGTTGCCAGGTCAATATCATGAGGTGCAGCCGCCTAGTTTGCATGCTATAAGAGGGGAAGCACAGCCTGCTAATTATATCCCAGATGTAACTTCTCTGGATAAACCTCCTATTGATGCTTTGGGTTCAAGTGAAGAACTCTTCCAACCACAGAATCAAGTTGCTCCAGAATTGCTTTCAGAGGAACAAGGCTCTGCTCATTTGGAAGGAAATCTGCCAGATAGTGATGGAATAAAACCAAAAGCAGCTCCTACAGATGCTTCTGAGTCATTATCCCATGAAACATCCCAGTCCCAGCATCATCCCCTCCATCAGTTAGCACCGGAGACTTGCTTAAACAGATCCAATCTTGAAGAGACCATCACAAGTTTGGAGAGAAATGTGGTGGCTCATGGAACCGTTCTTCCATCATATACAGGAAATGCAAAGCCTGATCATAGCATTCCAACTACAGAGGCAGAAATTATTTGGCCAGCTGTGGAGGAAGGAAACACTAATGAGATTCGCGCGGTGAAACTACAAAGACCACGGACTCCACTAATTGACGATCTTGCCGCGCATGACAAAAGCAAA TTGAGGAAGGTTACAGAGCGGGTTATTCCTGAAATACAGAAGGTTGATGAAAGAGATTCTTTCTTGCAGCTGAGGAAGGTTCCAGAGCGAGTTAGGCCTGAAATACAGAACGTTGATGAAAGAGATTCTCTCTTGGaacaaataaggaaaaaa TCATTCAATCTGAAACCAACGGTTGCAACAAGGCCTAGTATTCAGGGTCCTCTGACTAATCTGAGAGTTGCTGCAATTTTGGAGAAAGCAAAAACAATTCGCCAG GCCTTTGCTGGAAGTGATGAAGAGGATGACGAGGATTCTTGGAGtgattcatga
- the LOC132056911 gene encoding protein SCAR2-like isoform X2 — protein MPLNRYQIRNEYSLADPELYKSADKDDPEALLEGVAMAGLVGVLRQLGDLAEFAAEIFHDLHEEVMATAARGHSLTVRVQQLEAEFPLIERAFLSQTNHSSFFYNTGTDWHPNLRIDQNMVTREDLPRFVMDSYEECRGPPRLFLLDKFDVAGAGACLKRYTDPSFFKVEPSFYAFSSSDVQREKKTRKTKKRGSRWRNGETPEVLPTSHAKLHQLFLEERIENGINVPAHRVKLKRKLNGFPFHSKTGKSYMHKFLESSSPEHKVVHEVGIDSSPLRLTSTDAYETLTDTEDIRPPSPDKEVMQRNKSASLSPSPPQSEERTALKPCVDEDLSHCRVRGISRRSHKSQSTDILPSTHSVVDEKEIAVDGESRTERGIGYESDDVASEIDNYVDALTTMESELETDSEQRAKRDLHFLNSKKQVLGLSSSSEKLQAQSSDSHSMENSTVSDDGNSYSKKEISSFSCSDSPSTSVESVLLESKISSKGAKISDTSCEQPSVNEAIQLPQPPEDGDYDNKCIMVAREPSGSCDSGIFVEVAGMRAETNENFVAHGKSENPLTSIAEDAADLHVSPPHAPVILNAPEQNGDDSPSRASIEVKLTDDLVDGNCENVSCASNQSEIPWHASNNLPQSKSPVIQNESNLHNDMNLVNNLPFTSELLNVPSEDRCELLSSDYQQLPNLDGEDPSLRDDSTSLYNLSNCPSSKEADTSPSVLVVNHPNHLDGLDNENSNGSSDGSVQIPDILGASYKECGNHSWFTMSHDETAEDTCMQKPHSLSTTEIEAGDADEEHEEACGAFSDAVTSEPGDLCKNSGVDGLDVDALNPQISETANDIQPLESGKLDISCSSQENLVEVSSITKFEEKGSTAPSELLTAIGSTGSITSPHLESLTKEPRLSDETENKIDKSDVTDETASPLAALADKDDIDGLYSYLDHKISSEESVCLIGHSSQNELEIDLPDSHAESKFEMQIADIPDSNSFVFDASNSHHPESEALDTLCGSKLSYDAENTFDLNSALSQPQLKVCCLDTEEVSSQRRNVVNSTEDASSSQTVSLEEGKDEVEDNQLNEELLDKADLDQSPLLEQMQPSSHVDRASDASLLSLLASLPSQDVVPDVLANSSNQDPQPLLTDYCAEERAESAIHEHDKREVLDSGEAKSEPLPLLTQRQLVDSFDLEQSAEASSISSPTVSPSHPSLPELLSQSNQDSLSSLHKKDDEIACKEPEKERLIDEHATKEGLLPQVEEACLSNHADIVGAFNASSVPFVANVPSQPSVSNPLPLSNHNVNPFEHGNTIISTSPGFVLLPGEPQIDLPEMPPLPPLPPIQWRIGKLHSSPDLDEEPTQHHIGVNSSSMASSTDQNAQPVNLNMLSAEAIESTELIDMYSSDSVAQSGLTSPPTTLCGNSSVRFIHPADKHSTETHFPLPGQYHEVQPPSLHAIRGEAQPANYIPDVTSLDKPPIDALGSSEELFQPQNQVAPELLSEEQGSAHLEGNLPDSDGIKPKAAPTDASESLSHETSQSQHHPLHQLAPETCLNRSNLEETITSLERNVVAHGTVLPSYTGNAKPDHSIPTTEAEIIWPAVEEGNTNEIRAVKLQRPRTPLIDDLAAHDKSKLRKVTERVIPEIQKVDERDSFLQLRKVPERVRPEIQNVDERDSLLEQIRKKSFNLKPTVATRPSIQGPLTNLRVAAILEKAKTIRQAFAGSDEEDDEDSWSDS, from the exons ATGCCTTTAAACAGGTATCAAATACGGAATGAGTACAGCTTGGCTGATCCAGAGCTGTACAAAAGTGCAGATAAAGATGATCCAGAAGCTCTACTTGAAGGCGTTGCTATGGCTGGCCTTGTCGGTGTTTTGCGCCAGCTTGGTGACCTCGCCGA GTTTGCTGCTGAGATATTCCATGACTTGCATGAAGAGGTGATGGCAACTGCTGCAAGGGGCCATAGTTTGACGGTCAGGGTCCAGCAGCTTGAAGCAGAATTTCCTTTGATTGAGAGGGCATTCCTCTCACAGACCAATCATTCTTCCTTCTTCTATAATACTG GTACTGATTGGCATCCTAATCTGCGAATCGACCAAAATATGGTAACAAGGGAAGATTTACCTCGATTTGTAATGGACTCATATGAAGAATGCAGAGGTCCACCTCGCCTATTCCTTCTAGACAA GTTCGATGTTGCTGGAGCTGGAGCATGTCTGAAACGTTATACTGACCCTTCATTCTTTAAGGTCGAGCCATCCTTTTATGCATTCTCATCTTCAGATGTTCAGAGGGAAAAGAAAACTCGCAAGAcaaag AAGAGAGGTTCACGCTGGAGAAATGGGGAGACACCTGAGGTGTTGCCTACATCGCATGCCAA ACTCCATCAGCTGTTCTTGGAGGAACGCATTGAAAACGGTATAAATGTTCCTGCACATCGCgtgaaattgaaaagaaagcTAAATGGATTTCCATTTCACTCGAAAACTGGAAAGAGCTATATGCACAAGTTCTTGGAATCTTCTTCACCAGAACATAAAGTAGTACATGAAGTCGGTATTGATTCATCACCTTTGAGATTGACATCGACTGATGCTTATGAAACTTTGACGGACACTGAAGATATTAGACCACCGAGTCCTGATAAGGAGGTGATGCAGAGAAACAAGAGTGCATCTTTATCTCCATCTCCACCACAAAGTGAAGAGCGCACTGCTCTGAAACCATGCGTAGATGAGGATCTCTCCCACTGTCGAGTTCGAGGAATTTCCAGACGAAGCCATAAATCACAATCAACAGATATCTTGCCTTCTACTCATAGCGTGGTTGATGAAAAGGAAATAGCAGTGGATGGAGAAAGCCGAACAGAAAGAGGTATTGGTTACGAGTCTGATGATGTTGCAAGTGAAATAGATAATTATGTCGATGCCCTAACTACAATGGAGTCAGAACTAGAAACAGACTCCGAGCAGAGAGCCAAAAGGGATTTGCACTTCTTGAACAGCAAAAAGCAAGTGTTAGGCCTGTCTTCTAGCAGTGAAAAGCTTCAAGCTCAATCTTCAGATTCTCATTCAATGGAGAACTCTACAGTATCTGATGATGGGAATAGTTATTCTAAGAAAGAAATATCTAGTTTTTCTTGTTCTGATTCCCCTAGCACTTCTGTTGAGAGTGTCCTTTTAGAGAGCAAAATTTCTAGTAAGGGAGCTAAGATCTCTGATACTTCATGTGAGCAGCCATCTGTTAATGAGGCGATTCAATTACCCCAGCCTCCAGAAGATGGTGATTATGATAACAAATGCATTATGGTAGCTAGGGAACCCAGTGGCAGTTGTGACTCTG GAATATTTGTGGAAGTTGCAGGGATGAGAGctgaaacaaatgaaaattttgttgcCCATGGCAAGAGTGAAAATCCTTTAACTAGCATTGCAGAAGATGCAGCAGATTTGCATGTCAGTCCACCCCATGCTCCTGTTATCCTTAATGCTCCAGAACAGAATGGCGATGATTCACCATCTAGAGCATCCATTGAAGTCAAGCTAACAGATGATTTGGTTGATGGAAATTGTGAGAACGTGTCTTGTGCATCAAATCAGTCTGAAATTCCTTGGCACGCCAGCAATAACTTGCCACAATCAAAATCCCCTGTAATCCAGAATGAAAGCAATTTACACAATGATATGAATCTGGTTAATAATCTTCCCTTTACTTCTGAGCTCCTTAATGTTCCTTCTGAAGATAGGTGTGAGTTATTGTCTTCTGATTATCAGCAGTTGCCCAATTTGGATGGTGAGGATCCATCGCTACGTGATGATTCAACCTCCTTATATAATCTTTCTAATTGTCCTTCATCGAAAGAAGCTGATACCTCACCTTCGGTGTTGGTTGTAAACCATCCAAACCATCTGGATGGTCTAGACAATGAGAATTCTAATGGTAGTTCTGATGGTTCAGTTCAAATACCAGATATATTGGGTGCTTCGTACAAAGAATGTGGCAACCACTCATGGTTTACCATGTCTCATGATGAAACTGCAGAAGATACATGCATGCAAAAGCCACATAGCCTGAGTACCACAGAGATTGAAGCTGGTGATGCCGATGAAGAGCATGAAGAGGCGTGTGGGGCATTCAGTGATGCAGTTACGTCTGAGCCAGGAGACCTCTGTAAGAACAGTGGGGTAGATGGCCTTGATGTTGATGCCCTGAACCCTCAGATTTCAGAAACTGCAAACGATATTCAGCCACTTGAATCTGGAAAATTGGATATTTCATGTTCTAGTCAGGAAAATCTTGTCGAAGTTTCGAGTATAAcaaaatttgaggaaaagggTAGTACTGCCCCCAGTGAGCTTTTGACTGCTATCGGGTCCACTGGTTCGATTACCTCTCCACATCTCGAATCATTGACCAAGGAACCAAGACTTTCAGATGAGACAGAAAATAAGATCGATAAGTCTGATGTCACAGATGAGACTGCTTCTCCTCTTGCTGCCTTAGCTGATAAAGATGATATTGATGGTCTATACTCATATTTAGATCACAAAATTTCTTCAGAAGAATCTGTTTGCTTAATTGGACATTCCAGCCAGAATGAATTGGAAATTGATCTACCTGATAGCCATGCAGAATCAAAGTTTGAGATGCAGATAGCTGATATCCCGGATTCTAACTCCTTTGTGTTTGATGCATCCAACTCTCATCATCCCGAGTCAGAAGCTCTTGACACTCTCTGTGGAAGCAAACTTTCTTATGATGCTGAAAACACATTTGATTTGAACTCTGCTTTGAGTCAACCACAATTAAAAGTTTGTTGCTTGGATACTGAAGAGGTATCCTCCCAAAGGAGGAATGTTGTTAACTCCACTGAAGATGCTTCATCTTCGCAAACTGTTTCCCTTGAAGAAGGAAAGGATGAAGTAGAAGACAATCAACTCAATGAGGAATTGCTGGACAAAGCTGATTTGGATCAATCACCTCTCCTGGAACAAATGCAGCCTTCAAGTCATGTGGACCGAGCATCTGATGCTTCTTTACTATCATTGCTCGCAAGCCTTCCAAGTCAAGATGTAGTCCCAGACGTTTTAGCCAACAGCAGCAATCAAGATCCTCAACCTTTGCTAACTGATTACTGTGCAGAAGAGAGGGCTGAGTCAGCAATCCATGAGCATGATAAAAGGGAGGTGCTGGATAGTGGTGAGGCAAAGTCAGAGCCATTACCGCTGTTAACCCAGCGACAACTGGTGGATTCCTTTGACCTTGAGCAATCTGCTGAAGCTTCTTCAATATCTTCACCAACAGTTAGTCCCAGTCATCCTTCATTGCCTGAGCTTTTATCACAGAGCAACCAAGATAGTTTGTCATCTTTGCACAAAAAAGATGACGAAATAGCATGTAAAGAACCAGAAAAAGAGAGATTGATAGATGAACATGCAACTAAAGAGGGGCTGTTACCTCAGGTTGAAGAGGCATGCCTCTCCAATCATGCTGACATAGTAGGAGCCTTCAATGCTTCATCCGTACCTTTTGTAGCAAATGTTCCTAGTCAACCTTCGGTTTCAAATCCCTTACCTCTTAGCAACCATAATGTAAATCCTTTTGAACACGGGAATACGATAATTTCTACCTCTCCTGGCTTTGTCCTGCTTCCTGGTGAACCCCAGATCGATCTGCCAGAAATGCCCCCATTGCCTCCACTTCCTCCAATTCAATGGAGGATTGGAAAACTACATTCTTCCCCTGATTTGGATGAGGAGCCAACACAGCATCATATAGGTGTCAATTCATCAAGTATGGCATCTAGCACTGATCAGAATGCTCAACCTGTGAATCTAAACATGCTGTCAGCTGAAGCTATAGAGAGTACAGAACTTATTGATATGTATTCCTCTGATAGCGTGGCGCAATCAGGTTTGACTTCTCCACCCACAACTCTGTGTGGAAACAGTAGTGTTAGGTTTATTCATCCAGCTGATAAACACTCCACTGAGACCCACTTTCCGTTGCCAGGTCAATATCATGAGGTGCAGCCGCCTAGTTTGCATGCTATAAGAGGGGAAGCACAGCCTGCTAATTATATCCCAGATGTAACTTCTCTGGATAAACCTCCTATTGATGCTTTGGGTTCAAGTGAAGAACTCTTCCAACCACAGAATCAAGTTGCTCCAGAATTGCTTTCAGAGGAACAAGGCTCTGCTCATTTGGAAGGAAATCTGCCAGATAGTGATGGAATAAAACCAAAAGCAGCTCCTACAGATGCTTCTGAGTCATTATCCCATGAAACATCCCAGTCCCAGCATCATCCCCTCCATCAGTTAGCACCGGAGACTTGCTTAAACAGATCCAATCTTGAAGAGACCATCACAAGTTTGGAGAGAAATGTGGTGGCTCATGGAACCGTTCTTCCATCATATACAGGAAATGCAAAGCCTGATCATAGCATTCCAACTACAGAGGCAGAAATTATTTGGCCAGCTGTGGAGGAAGGAAACACTAATGAGATTCGCGCGGTGAAACTACAAAGACCACGGACTCCACTAATTGACGATCTTGCCGCGCATGACAAAAGCAAA TTGAGGAAGGTTACAGAGCGGGTTATTCCTGAAATACAGAAGGTTGATGAAAGAGATTCTTTCTTGCAGCTGAGGAAGGTTCCAGAGCGAGTTAGGCCTGAAATACAGAACGTTGATGAAAGAGATTCTCTCTTGGaacaaataaggaaaaaa TCATTCAATCTGAAACCAACGGTTGCAACAAGGCCTAGTATTCAGGGTCCTCTGACTAATCTGAGAGTTGCTGCAATTTTGGAGAAAGCAAAAACAATTCGCCAG GCCTTTGCTGGAAGTGATGAAGAGGATGACGAGGATTCTTGGAGtgattcatga